The Bactrocera dorsalis isolate Fly_Bdor chromosome 2, ASM2337382v1, whole genome shotgun sequence region TGAAGCGTTTGACTTATGGACCACTTCACTAGGAATGCAGCGCTATTTATACCTCTCGCTTGCcttagcaaaacaaaaacgacTTTGATGCGCGCTCTCGGCTGTGGAAAACGCCGGTCATCACATCGCTTATCGCggtgtatatttcattttgcacTGATTGCATTTATATTCTTAACTCTCTTTTTCGCTCATATTCGTCAACATAAATAACTCAACAACTCAGCCTACAATAGATAAGGCATGTTTCTTCGTACATTGTACGTTGCATTGTAATGTCGAAATACCTGCATTTGATAACCTAAATTGAACCTTGGAAGTCAAAAGTTCCCGTGTCTTAATCAATGTgattaaagtaatttaaatataatttaaaactgttttgatattgattaattaattcaatttttttattgcacgtcacattgtaaatattaattttccagGTTTTTGCTGCTGTTCTCCATAGTGTAACATTTAGTACTTAGTACATAATTATGTCACAGCAGcacattggccgatattttcagtaaaaagtcaactatataaGGTGGGTCCCAAGGTAAACAGGACTtacaaaaaaacagaacaaatggttttttggcaaaatctgcttcaatacaactttctgcacggtccaaaagcatgtcgaaccaGTGTTTTAGCTCggtggccggtatggccgccagtatgccggtgcaagccttttgaatgggcTCTAGggcatgggcaaatgcatttttccaaatAGGAGGAAATCGCAtgatgccatatcaggtgaatacggggagtggttaatggttaaaatgtgatatttGGTCAAATagtcgtccttcgaatgttggattctgagcaatttttggtcgtcagtcaatttgtgcggaacaagccgtgcacacacctttcgtaagcccaaatgttcggtcaaaatgcaataaatcgatgttttggagatgttcagttccatttccatgaatatcaatgataatttcggcggatttttgatgaattcacgcacagtttcgatggaatttccggtgatcgtCACTGTTGATCGtgatttatgtcctcacgaccgctttgaaaacgttaaaactaatcgtgcactctgctacgggataggcaatcatcgccatgaACTTGTTTcgtcaattgaaacgtttcggtaaaagtttcaccaattttaaaacaaaataacaaaatttaattttggctctttcttcgaagctcattttcgcaccgataccacaaacatactgacacttaaatcgcaataacttcacttccaatcaatgaaatgtcatgaaattctcactggacaatcgataaagatagcagattctaacgcactagtcgccaccagggggcgctagattcaaaaagtcctgtttctttggaacacaccttgtaatgcaaatgataataatatttgtagaaCTTATTACaagttgcttttattttttttttttgtttctttcctAAACTTCAATATATCACAGAAtctgtttaattataaaaaacaataactaagTTTGGTGAAAACACAATGAGGATGAACTATGGTAGTatgacattaaaaaaattaagaaaaaaaaaaacaagtaagaaaggggtaagttcggatgcaaccgaacattttatactcttgcaagttGCAGGCATCAAATCaatggaaatactttaaggtataAAACGTCAACCAAGGGATctctatataactcatacactgaccgacaaatTCAGCATAAGATTTgtcagaaaaacgaaaatcattctATCAATcaatctattttaggcacaaaggtaTACTGTTAAGAAAAAAGTACGTTCTGTAGTTTTCATTGagaaaacttaaatatataccAACATATGCAGCATAAAATCACCCGGATGTTTGGAAAATCTtcatattaggtatatggatactcagggaagtattaacccgattcaacccatttttgatacacaaatACTATTGCAAGGAAAGAATTTCctctgaattttaattgtatatctcgcacattggccgatattttcagtaaaaagtcaactatagatactgtgGTCCACATATTGGGTACATAGAGGCTTTTGCTTGGATTGGAACAATTCTTGGTCACAAAGTGGTATATTTTAAACGAGTTATTGTTGCAAAATTCTATCTCGTGATATTACTTAGTGATTTGCGTACTAGAAATTGaaagatatgtgattttaccaAAAGTGGGCGGCACAACGTCTGTCGTCCCAATTTTCACATCGACTCCCATAAGgtcctctcataccatctccgAGTATTAATTTAAAGTGTCTGGTGTATTTAGTTTCTGTTTGATTGGGCTTTTggcagtttttaacagtactgttatatgggggtgagcggggttatcttcctatttcattcattttcacactgtgggTAGGAGTTCCCATAATATATGCGCTCAGCAAATTTAGttgtttaggagatatgtacattaaacttatttgaaagAGGGATCACGCCAACTTTTACGCAATTTTCTGCCCACATATGTCTCTTGCTACAGTGATCCATTGTGCCGAAACCGGCTTCATATCTCGATTTAGTTCCtaattatggcactttataggtttttaaTTAATAGCGTTTACTGGGCGTGGCAGTGACGATTTTGTCCATCTACGAtctagtaattttttttgtactaaggaacttgcacaccaagtttcatcgagatatttTTACTCATGTTAGAGTTGCAAGAACGGACGGTCGGACATACAGTAACCTGGagttcaacttttctcgtcaccctatatctatctcgattaattTTAAGCGATTTGTACAATCGTACGagggtataataaaataaactaaaattttatacattaatTGAATCGAACCTAGAGAGTAGTATCTTTTCAATTATCTACGTAGTGAACTATTTTCCAGCAGTTGATTCTGCAAACGGAAGAAATAACGGCTGCTAAATTTTCCGATTGTTTCCTTTACTGTACATCGTTTTTCACATAGAAATAGCCCCCACTATGGTGcgcagaactttattttgaaaagcttgaattacttttaaatttgaatcgCTGCACTATCCCAGATTTGAATGCCATACGTCCAGATCGGCCTAAGTAATGccttataaattagcaacttATTCTTTAGACTAAAGCGGGTTCTCGGCCTAAGCAGGCAAGCCTTAGTTGAAatctttttatattgttattattattttgctcaGGTGTTTATTGCAAATAACTGACCACTTAAAGgtaattttgtgttttgtgaGGGTATGAACTACTTGTACGGACTTTTCGGTGTTGATACCACTGTTACATTGGGCGAGCCATGATTCTAGAGCGTTCAATTGCATCTGCAATTTTCTGGAAACAATATCATCATTTAGCAACCGGTTGCAAATCCGACCCAGCTTCACGGCTTCTAATGTAGAACGCATCATTGTGCAAGTAAGACTTTAGCAGCAAATACTAAAGCCTtggtaatttttcttttcatacgctcattatttatatatacgttATAGAGTCATCGATgtttccttctggatgttacaaacatcgtgccACCATAGCaccctttttgaaaatttcacgcAAGTTGGGTCAATTTTGAAAGGATCATTCTAAGGGTTAATGTGAATTTTTATGGCCGAGGTTTTTGCTATTATTAGAATTGCTACAATTTATTCcataatttagaaatttatatatgtatgtatgtatgtatatgtgtagtaCTCTCTTGAAAATCGCATCTAGATgttgtataaatatacaaaacttacatgcattgtatattttaatacacatacatacatacatacttacatatgtatattttgaaattttagaagCCGTGCAAAAGTTTTAAAGCAGCTTGATAATGATATCTATTACTTTTCTTATTTATACacgtatttatttacaattctgtttattgttttcaatatgcCAATATAGTGCCAGCAGTCcccttttatttatataagctAATATTTGCCAGCACTTGACAAATGATTATTTGCGATATTAGTTACACAAGCCCCTCCAACATACCTGTGTGTATTTAGGCACTTCATTTGGATTTGCCATTTTGTTACAATTATTATAGCTGcactttaattttcaattaacacGCTACTATCGTTAgctttataaatattactattcACTTAACGAACCGGCAAATTAATGAACAACTAAACGAGTGCGGTCAGCTGTGCTACTGAAACCAGAAACAAATGAGGCCTCTCACCGGTCCGCcttatatattgttttttttctcaaatgcGAATGTATGGGTGAGATTGAGACAGCAGAGCGCCAGCTATACTCAAGTGCTTTAGTAAAGCAAGTAAATAGGTTTGCGTCTTggatttaataaatatatttttagtgtaCACAGGGTGacttgaagaaattaaataacaGAAATGCTATGAAAGTAatctgtttttattaaattgatttaagttaaattttctTAGTAAGAGGGCCTAAAGTTAAACGAAATACtacttcattaaattttttttataaaaggtaAGGCGTTGTGAGTTTAGTTGACTAATATCATTTGCTCATTTCGATGAGTTTCTCCTTTGAAAGGTGATATTCAATCAAGCACTTTATACCATCAAATCAAATTgagcataaatttttatatatgggaCCTTTTAAGCTCCAAAACTGAAGTatttaatcaattaaaattattttgaaaatatgcataGGAAAGAAAATTATCTTATATTTTGACTTGATATTTTTTGATTGCAAATTACTGCTTTTTCCGATGACAGTTCAATAAAGGAgaactaacaaatattttaaataaaaaaataccacttttcatcaaatttcgtgaaaaaaaattgtaaaagataataataaaaaacaaaaagactaggttttgtgaatttttcatataaattttgagattatgtaaaaaaatcctGTAAATAAAAGTACCTTTGAACCTTTTCAATATCTGCAACATAGCCGTATAACGTTTTTCTATAGAAATCGTAGTTATGCCGGAAATCGAGATAAACATttcttaaccccaaaaaatttaaaattatttttgggaaagAAGTTTGCTCAAGATCTGAGGTTCTTTATTCAGATTTAAAGTATATTCATTCCTTATCCTAGTAAATGCAAATTCAGTTAatagaaaaagtaaatttaaattaaatttctcatCCTGATATTATTTGAGACCAATTACTAATAGAATCCGTCGAATAAGATGCAAAAAGCCGGTAAAAAagacttttattttataattttgacttAAATTTGTGAgagtatattaataatatttttgaggttacaaaattaaaatacctTATGTCAACATAACCGATGGTTGTAAAAATATGAGAACCGGTTGTTCGTGGCTTGAATAAAGCTTTTTGATAAGCACAGAGAGttacaaataatttagttttgtatttttaaacaagtgaATGAGAAGACAGTTCCATTTTTGGtaaggaaaaatttttaattttcctcaaatgaagaaaaatggGTAACTGTTAGAGCTATAGAGAATAGTACCGGTGATATCAACATTCACCGAATCGAGATGCTGGAAGTAAAGGATGGCAAAAACATAGACATTCAGCCAGGATACGTAAAGAAGTAATCGAATTCTACCTGCCATTGTCTGGGTacacatttaaattataatagagGGATGTTGGAGGAATACGCATTGGTTCAAACTCAAAATTCTCGGTCAGCAATCACTGTTAGTTTCGCAACATACGTATTctaaaaaaatcacagaaactGTTTTGAACTCAGAGGGAGCACAGATTGAAGAcgctttcaaaaatataagcgTAAGGCCATACTAAGCGCGCTTAAATGTCTGAATATCTCTAAACCTCATGGGTTGGCCCAAAATTTGAATGCTGGGAGTTTCAATAAAATGGCGATCTGTTCAAAGAAGTACAATTCAAATCTTAACTATGAATAAAATGTTGTTAGTTCTAGAAAATAGGGTGCTAAATGTTGCGGCCTACGCTGATGATGTGGCGTTTTTGATTAGATATATGTACACTCGCTGAGCTTATACAAACATTACTAAACGGTATATGTAAATCCATGGGTTGTATTGGGCGGACTAAACATAAGTGGTTGCAAGACAGGGTGAGTATTGTTCGCTAGGAAACAAAGATTTCCAGAAGTTATGCCGCCATTAATAAAGGATACAATAGATAGAAAGCAAGCTACTTGGGAATAATTTTAGACAAGAAGTTTCATGGAAACCAAATTTAGACTTACTTAGATGGCAGGGACTAACGCCTCAGGTAACACATTGGTTCTACACAGCAGTTGTAAGATCAATTATTACAGGCGTTATATTGGTAGGGTGGTCAATAATGGAAAGAAATATACGATAAGGAGTATGGAAAGCATACAAAGAGCAGGTAGTATATACATTAATGGAGCTTTTAGAATAACGCCAAGTTATTCTGATCCCATCTATTAGTCGCCTGCAAGAAGAGGCATTCCAAAATACTTAGCAAGTCCCCGTTTATACGCAATACCACGGGTTTTCGAAATCCTTTAGAATTAAACTTAAATCTCAAATGGAGGTGTGGTGGATAGAGACCCAGAGATAAGGATTTATACAGACGGGTCCAAACTATATAACCGAGTGGGAGGTTGTGCCTATTAAGCAAAATTGGATACCAGAATCGCCTTCCCTCTACCGAACCACTGCTGTTTTTTTCTAAGCGGAGATCAGAGCAATTAAGGAAATCCTTCTTTTTCTGACAAAAAAAGGTCTCACAACAAGCAATTTATCTATAATATGTTTATTAGAGCGGGTTGAGTTACAGGGAgctaaaaaagtggaaaaatcatTTGTGCGGAAAATTTTCTACAGGTCATTCTGAACAATTGTGCTTAATAGACTAGGGGTCTAAAACAGGTTTCGAGCGAGCGAATTTTAAGCCGTTTTTAATACGTAGGTGGGTGGATTTTGATATTACATTcattatttgtcggaatcggtctgatcggacaactatatcgCATATATGATACAATcgattatttagatttttttaacattGCCTTAAAACGCGATtcgattttatacaaaaaatcgGCCCACACTAATGCATAAACGAATAGCCAAGCGGGTTTGAAATGTCTTAAGGTTAGATAGTGAAATGCCTTGATCTCGGTGGATCTAACATCATATTACAGGTTTAACCTGTAATGGGTCCCAGTATATTGATTTTTCTGGTAACAGATGAAGAAGGCATggttatttgtacatatttaatcggaaaacatattataattattgCTGGGTCTCGATGGAGATAATCCTGACTTGCTTAAGAGTTAGCCGAAGATTTCAAGACGTTGTTTCAGAGGTTGCACAAATAGAACCAGGTCTTATAGAGAGGACATTATAGGGTGAGatgatttttgtttcaaaattagtCTCCTAAGGCATAGCTGCATTGTCAGGCAATAACTCTACCTAACTATCATCACATAAGTAATGTATGTAGAGTAGTAAccaagaggttgttcgttgtagAAAAATAGAAAGTGCGTCTTTGCTTCAAAGGGTACACATAACCGATATCTAACGTTGGGAAACTTGGTTAAGTCGGCTCTACAGAGCCTTACAAGAAATTGTACAACTACATGCACCAAGCTGTTAAAAGGTGCTTGGTTTTGACTTACTACTTGGTGTCCAATGAGAACCATGACCATTTAAGTATCGCAAATTagaaacaaacatacataaaactTTGCCTTTGTACTAAGAAGTTTTTAATCATTCTTTAGATTcttaaaaactgtaaaatttagcgcaaatttgttttgaatattatattttgattgATCCTTACAAATCCTTATTTGTAATGCTGTATATTTCCTCTGACTCGCCATTTCGTATTAAACTACGAATTTTCGTTGGGAGCAATTTACCTAGAAAATACGTCACAACTCAACATGAGGAAATTcggaatatatacataagtatatcaaAATTTATCTACCAAAATTGAAGccttcagtaataaattgaCTGCTCTCTCTTGGGAAATCATTCCTCGCTaaattttcgccaaattttctaTTGGGTGTCTTTCGATGTGGTGATATGTTTGGTGAACGTGACATTGTTTTTCTCTGCAGATCATGATGATCTAGAAATTTTAGTTTCCCAAAAGCGCTTGAAATCTGCGACCTGGTAAATATAGTACAAATGTGTATATCTGATTGTAACCCGATAACTACTTCTTACCTGTAGTACTCATATTCATAGTCAACATATTCACAAAATGGCTGCAGCTCTAATTCATCGGGGCATATAGGGTTTCCGTGCAAGCTGAGGTACTCCAAATTTGGGAAAATGCTCGCTAAAAGTTGAATAGTTCTCTGCAAGTCCATCAGCTTAAAAGCCAGACACAAtatgaaaatgtaattaatgatTATTTTCGTACGCTTATAATATTCGCATTTCACCTCATTGCGGTTCAACATCAGCACCTTCACTTTCGGCAGCACCCATTGCATCTGCTCGAAGTGTGCTTCGTGCAGTCGATTGTTGTCTAGAATGAGATATTTCAAATTGTTAAACTCATACAAGTGCGTGAGGTTCATCAGCCGATTGTGACTGCAATCCAGATATTCCGTGCGTTCACCAAACTCCTCTATAAGCTCCGCTGGCAGTGAAACGTAGTGGCAATGGGCTAAGATAagctgtaaataaataaaccgtAATACAATGCTTTGCTTTGTTATCTATAATTGCGCTCTTGGATCAGCCGCTCACCTCTTTGCACTGCACATCGTAGCGCATCGTCGGGTGATCCATagcacacacatccacacaccTGCGCACTGTAATGTCTTTCTAATTTTCGagtgttattgctattgtttttctaatttaacAAATAACTGTAATGACTTCTATAATTAAAACCAGCCACCTGCTTCTTTTATTATATCTCGAAACCGCAATGATTTATAGGTGTTCGCTCTCAATTCTTTATTACAGTCTGAGCATTGCCGCAGTACTGAAGGTGCAAGCTAAAGCAACAGTATCTTCTTGCGGCTAGAATCTAGCCGGTGAATTATAGCTATCATCGCAAAGAGATAATACAGATGTAAAGAATTTGAGATGTAGATGGCCGCATAAGCGTTTTTCCGTTGGAGATGTGCGTTTAAACTCGATACATTTTCGTTTTATGCCCGGAATAATTTGTAAcatatactactgtgggcaagaAGTAGTAAGACCATTTTGTTTTCTAGATTGCTATGAAAGCCAGTGATATCTCTAtgtcatatcagtgtttagcaATCGGCAATTTTTACGACACCAAACTCAGACATATCGGCATAAAgatagctccttttcgtgctgtcaaaagcagctttgaaatcgacgaagaggtgatgtgtgtagATCCTATTTTCAccttcacacagtacgctcaaTAGAACTTTGTA contains the following coding sequences:
- the LOC105224515 gene encoding leucine-rich melanocyte differentiation-associated protein, whose product is MDHPTMRYDVQCKELILAHCHYVSLPAELIEEFGERTEYLDCSHNRLMNLTHLYEFNNLKYLILDNNRLHEAHFEQMQWVLPKVKVLMLNRNELMDLQRTIQLLASIFPNLEYLSLHGNPICPDELELQPFCEYVDYEYEYYRSQISSAFGKLKFLDHHDLQRKTMSRSPNISPHRKTPNRKFGENLARNDFPRESSQFITEGFNFGKLLPTKIRSLIRNGESEEIYSITNKDL